The nucleotide window AGTGGATCTTACAGCAATCAAAATCCAATCTCAGGCTTTACCTGAGAAGACTTAAGGCAGCAGTCACATGAGTGCCAACAGACATAACCTGATGGTGCTTTTGCTGCAACAATGAACAGCTTATCTGTCCGTGTAACTCCTGAGGCTAGATCAGGTAGGCCTACACCGAGTGCTACACTATCTGTTCATTGGCCTGTGAAGAAGAAAGggatatattttagaatatcagAGTATGTTTCAGAAGGAAAGCACAGAGAGGCAAACTCAGGGAGTTTAGTGTCTTGATAGTGGGTGTATCTAAATGTGACTACATGAAGTGCTGCAGAAGGGTGGATAGTACCTTGGAGTGGACACATAAGAAAAGGTGAAATCATAGAAGCAACAAAGGGATTATGACattagagaaagggaaaaaaaatcaggagatGGTGAAGGTGGAGGGAGAGTGAGTTGTGATTAGAAGACTTATTAGAAGTGTTTAGTTCCTTCCAAGTTTTGAGGAAATGAGGTAATttgtttctaagtttttaaaggaattaaatacatagatgtattatataattttaatcgTAGTAgatataaacaattataaaattataattgctCATAATGCTGGCATTTTATAAGGAATGCGATTTTGTCAATCATGGTTTTTTGCATAACATTTGCAACTACATTTATGAAATTGTAAGTTTTCAGTGGAAGGCCTTTCTGTagatttatgtatattatttgtatattccagtaagttttaaatttaactaTTTTGAGTGCATTATCATCATAAAAGAAGCATAATGAGAATACAGACTGCATTTGAGAAATGGCAAGATTGACTCTAGAAAGTTTTCAGTATTTTGCTTTCTAgaataaattttcataataaatttaCTTAATTAGGATTAGGCATTATgagatatttcatattttagatattatgaGCCATGGTCAGCATAGATATTATTACTATAATGCTGTTTCTCCATATGCCATAATATTATTTCATCTTGTCATTTCATCATTTCATCTTCAtacataatttgttttttgtttaaataacacTCTGAAACTATGTGATGTAAttctcatgtttttatttcttatagatCACTTTTTAATTCGGGCCTCTGCAGCATTAGAAAAATTGAAACTCCTAtgtggagaagagaaagaatgttCAAATCCATCAAATCTTCTAGAACTTTACACACAGGTACTGAAAGAGATGTGGACTCTGGCATTTTATGAGGGCAGGTTGTTTATTTAGATGATTGACTCCAATTTTAGGTAAAATGAAATCAGTTTATTCCATATTTCAAGTGTTTAATTTTGTTCAAAAAACtatgaataaaacacaaaaacttgAAACTTCGAGGCAGTATGAAAAGAAGTAAGATTGATTAGATGTGTTAATtagaaaagtcaggaaaaaaatcttacagaTAATAGAATTGTTTTCCTTTAGAGATAATTGAACAGGACACTAGTGTGTGCAATGTCCAATCTCTTGAAAGTTTCAGAGGGAGCAGGGGGGGATATAAGggccctgacttttttttttccccctgaaatttACCTTCCCTAGGATTCTCAATATTATTCTCCCTGCTAGTGTCATGCATATCTATGCAATTTTTCTGTTCATCCActtgttttttaactttccttTCCAAATCAGGCTGCTATGTGGacaatgcctttttttcttggttttctgaaATGCTGCTGAGGCATGCTAACATcaagaaatgtaattttattacaGTAACTAACATTTATATAGCACTTTGTAGTTGATAGAGTGTTTTCATATGCCCTTTTTGGATTGCTAAGGGATAATAAAACTGAAGTGGTTACAGAAAGTACAGTAAACTTAGGCTTCCCAAGTGCCCATTTATAGCATTTAAATGCCTTGTGCTGTTCTTCCTGTTAGGAAGTTTCTAAAGATAGCTTCTGCCTTCAAACACCATGGCTGAGTAAGCCTAACAGCTACTCACAAACCACAGAGAACTGTTTAAGTTTGGCAGGTATTTTGCttggctttctttcctttcagaaaACTCTGTGCTTGTCTGCATATGTTGTATgtcatctcatttttttcaaatgagagTGTTCCAAACATTTAACTTAGTTACTAGAATAAGGCAAAAGACCTAGACATACAGATTTCAATTTTCCAAATCCTCTTAAAACCTATTTATGGTTCTGAATCAACAGATCACCTTTCATATGATGATGAAATCATATATGATGATCTCTCCTTACTGGCTTAGGCCTTTCACACAATAACACTGCTCCTGTTCACAGAAAGTAAAAGCACTAACTGGGTGCTAGGTAACATTTCTAGTactttacatatgttaattaattttataCTCCAACAAGGAACTTTGAAAAGTATTTTAGTCCAATTTATCATTTAGTCAATTAAGAAGCTGAAgctcaaaaaagataaaactgactTGTCTTTGGTTAGTTAAGTGATTAGTGGTAGAACTGACACTAGAACCCAGTTTCCGTAGTCTTAGTTCAATAGattgaaagaggaaaaaggatTGAGGAGTTTTATATGCTTTAACAGCATCTCTAATATTTAGGAATACTGGGGGCTTAGTGTTTGAGTTGCATATGTTGATGGTATATTTACTCTATTGGGTAGCAGGATACATATGCCCCTAATACTGGCTCTGTATTTGGGAAAACAAATAAATCCTTTGAAGGTTCAAAACTGGAAGTAGTGACCTTAACTTGATACAGCAGGCATTTAGGAAAATTTCAGGGATTATATAAATAGCAGAATATAATAATTACGTTTTTCATAATTCTATATAATTAAATTCGGTAAATTAaagctctattttttttgagagaaagaaagattatcATTAATTCAGTACTTTAGTAAAATACCTatgaagttttctttaaaatctttctcAAATTATATTTACATCTAGACATTTTGCCTACTTCTCAAATTTACATATTGAGCTAGAAGATTTAAATGTGTAATAAAGCACCTATATGTGCAAGGTGAAACTGTAAGAAttgttgtttttcaattttaaatcattgatgaatgcctttcttttttttttttttttttaggctatTTTGGACATGACATATTTTGAGGAGAACAAGCTAGTAGATGAAGATTTTCCTGAAGACTCTTCTTCACAGAAAGTAAAAGAGCTGATCAGTTTTCTTTCAGAACCAGAAATTTTAGTCAAGGAAAATAATATGCATCCAAAAGTAAGTTTTACGTTCCTGTTAATTATGATGGAATATTGCTGGTACTGTCCTGCTCTTTGGagtctatattttttttcttcttcattgtatctttgtttcttaaattaaGATTGGAAGAGGGAGATAAAAGAGCTTAATGCTTCAGACCAATGTTGCAACAAAAGTATCATATTTTACTAAAtgtatttcagaatatttgcatAATAGAATTGTAATAGCAGTGCctactcattttttttaacatagataTTCCCATATCCACCCCGTTTACTTTTGCAGATGCTGTTTTCTTGAAGGTCACTATTAATCTAATTACCACATCTGTTGTCCTTATAGTCCTTAGTCTCTCGAACATTTGCTCCCCTTCTTAACATTGATCACCCCCTCCCTCTGAGACCCTACCTGCTCCTTTTCCACTTCTTCATGTCTGAAATGTCTTCTCTTGCTAGCAACTGTCCTGCCTTCCATTCTAGAAGCACAGGTACTAGCCAAGGATGTCTCCTTCATCACTGATGGTCTCTATTCTGTCTTTACTTGACAACCTGTTCACAGGCTTTGTACTGTCATCTCTATTTGAATAATcctattattttttatctctagTCCTGGATACTCTTTCAAGCAAATAATTTCTCATCTTTAACTGCCTGCTGACTATCTAcctagatatttttttttctctgtttatatATCAGGGGAGGCTGTGGAAACATTATCCCCAAATTTAAATGACAAACcgctttaaaaattttgatttattagaattatttttgggtgtaaattttcattattttattcgaGTGATAGTAGAAATAGATATGATCTCACTTCAAGTAATGTATTTGTGAAAAGTTACCTTTTTAATGAAATGATGACTGCTTATGTTGCAAACCTGTTAGGATAATTTGctagtaaaaatgttttttaaattattttgtaaaactaCTTGTAAATTGAcgtagttattttaattttcatgtattaataGGCTTGCATATTTATAATTGATTGAAACTAAGGCTTCCCTGTGTAAGTAGCTAAACAAAGGGCAcattttgtgatgtgagaatgtTTTCAATTGCTGAGTTTTTGAAATTTAACTTCAACTTTTACAGACATCCAGTTTCCCTTTTTAGCtatgtctttttgtgtgtgtttcagcACTGCAATTTGCTTGGGGATGAGCTACTGGAATGTCTGTCTTGGAGACGAGGAGCCCTGCTGTATATGTATTGTCATTCTCTTACCAAAAGAAGAGAATGGCTCTTAAGAAAATCCAGTTTGCTTAAAAAGGTAAGAAGACATTCCCTACACATTTTTCATTGTTGACTTTTATAGGTTTCAAAAAGCTGTCTATGTTGTACTACTAAGAGTAGTGGATCAAAGGGTCTTTGGTTTGTATTCTATATCTTTTATTTACTAGCTGGGTAATCATAAATAAATTGGGCTTGTTGTGAAGACTAAATCAGATAACATGTGAAAGCAGTTTGTAATctgtgaagttcttttttttaaggatttgtattattttaaatataagataaactatattaatttctaaacttttaaacatattttgtctTGAAAGAAACACTTGTGAGCCTGTCAGCAGATCACTTCTAAGGAACTCACATGACCCTGCTTCTAGAAAATTGTGGCCCTCTGATTCACTTGACCATTATGACTGAATCATTAAATCCAAAATATGAGTCTTGGTATTGTATCACTAAGGATTCTAACTTGGGTTAAATGTACACATAATTTAGGTGGGCTTGGAAATGGGAGGCCACACTTGCAGATATAAAAGTTTGATcataatatttctaaattataagTACATACGTGCTTTTAATACATTGTTGTTGAGCACATCTTTattgtctttattcttttcttcctctgataacatctttaacatatatattactGAAATGTGTTTCTGGttaatgcattctttttttttttaagtactctTTCTTACTACTAGAGCATTTCAAGGGGTATATTTATATTAGCAGAGTCTTGGGATAGTGGGTCTTTATACCATTGAAATAGAATAGCTGTAAGCTATGTCTATATATTAACCAATTTTCTCTCGAGTgaagaatggaaaatattaatatttgaagtTTATATATCTCTGCAGATAATACTTTCAATTCTTTGGCTCTGACTTTTATTTAGTACCTTCTTGATGGAATCAGTTACTTGCTACAGATGCTAAATTATCGATGTCCTATCCAGTTAAATGAAGGAGTTTCTTTCCAAGACCTAGACACAGCTAAATTACTGAGTGCAGGTAATGTGATCTCTCATTAAATTTTCTAAGTGATTTAAAGCTTCTTAAGATTTTAGGAAGTTTATTAGATTTCACTTTGATTTAAATAAATGTCAAGGTAGATTATAGACAAAAAAGTAATAAGTCATAAAAAGGCTTATacaaaattcaaagataaaatcttTTGATgtgatacagaaaaatatttctaatccCTTGTGTTAAATAATTTTGGAAGTTATGTATTGTGTTCCTTCTGCTCATTTTGCATCCTCACACAGCCGTGtaattagtttgttttcacactgttataaagatactacctgagactgggtaatttataaacaaaagaggtttaattgactttcagttccacttggctgggaaggtgtcaggaaacttacaatcatggtggaaggagaagcaggcacgtcttaaaTGGCGGCAGGTGAGACAGAGCATGTGTGAGTGCAAGAAAAActattatttataaaaccatcagatctcatgagaattcactcactatcatgagaacagcatgagggaaaccacgTGAATGATCCAGTCCCCTCCCACGAGcttcctccctcaacacctggggattataattcaagatgagatttgggtggggacacaaagctaaACCATGTCAAGCCTCAGTCAGCATTTTATCAGAACTAGATTTGGCTACTTGTAACTAACTGGAAGTAACTTTTAAACAAGGTAGATATTTAGTGATCTTTCACACAGGAAAGGTCCAGAGCTGgtacagtggctccatctcatCATGTTCTTACCTTTTTCCTCCATTCATCTTTAAAACAAGACTCTCTCTTCATGGGGAGGCACTTTATTTAGAATATAATACTTTCCAGACTGTGCAGCATGCATCTCTGTTTAGGACATTGCTTTTATTCTCAGTATCCCAAGATGTTCCTGGAGCTCCTTCAGTCTCACCTGTGTTTCAGGCTACAGGCATAGCAAAAGGGAATTTCAGCCAAGTCTGTTCCGTTAGACCGTCCTTCTCAGAAGTTTCTTACAACCTCCATTTCACTGGCCAGAATTTAATCAGATGACTTTACTTAGCTGTAAGGAAACCTGCAAAGTATAGTCCTTAACCTGATACATTGCCATCCCAAATAAAATTAAGGTTGTTTACTAAGAAAGGGGTATTGGGGAGAATGAATACTGGTTGGCAACTATACATTTCTGCCACAAGCATCTGTGTACTTGAAAATTCAAGGAACTGAATATAGAGCATCATCTGGGTTTTAGACTTATGTGTGGGAAGAGAAGAACCATTTACTTTTACCATCTCCTTATAAATGGAAGAACTGAGGTCCAGGTAAACCCAGATGAATTGGTCAAGGTCAAATAGCTGCAAGTAACATTAGATCACATGTGTAAAATTTTTTACTTCATCTGAAGTtttgatgggaaaaaaatgaaatatgaagaaTAATTAGAATACCTCTTTGGAAATATTCTAGtattttaagtatgttttaattctttctgtttctttgttagCCTCTTCAGGATTGTTctatttgaaagcattttataggaaaaaaaaggtGATTTAAGTGACATGATGTCCAAAAATTATTACTTTCTGCTCATTTAGACAAATATTTCATTCTAAAACAACTTATTGTGAATACAAAAAGCTCCCTCAGTGGGCATGACATTTTGACAAACATGGGGTATTTGATGTATTTATGGCAAGTATATACTAGTTATTAGTTATTTCAGATAACTAGGAACCAATTAGAGGCATTGAAAATGCCTtgttaaaaatttctattttcacaCATAGACTGATTAAATTGAATTCTTAATGTGGgacactttaaaagaaaaaggtggGGGTAGGCACTAAAGCTCATTTAGAACCAAAGGGAGTGGCACAAATCACCTGCTTTCCTAATTCTCCCATTTCTAGTTATAAAGTAAGACACTCTCATAGCCTGGAATTTTTTCTTCAGGGAGCAGGTAATATTGGTGGCATCTCTTTGTCATACTTTGAATTTACTAGCTCCTAGTTTCAGTTGCTTCTTCAACAAGGGAATTAAAAGGGTCAGATAGGGTAGCATTTTCCAGACAAAAAGAAACAGTATAGGCACCACAGCAGTTTTGCTACATACTGTCCTAAGTCCTCTTATGGTGCTGGCTTTTTGTTCTCATCTAAACAAGTTtgcgcttgaacccgggagatggaggttgcagtgaactgagatgtcgtcactgcattccagcttgggggatagagtgagactccgtctcaaaaaacaaaaacaaaaacaaaacaaaaaaatgtaagtttgcctcctttaggaggccaaggcaggatgatcactagagaaaagccaggagttcaagacatagtgagacatcatccatcatctctacaaaaactaaaaaaaaaaaaaaattatccaggcgtggtggcgcgtgactgtagttccagctacatggcaggctgaggtgggagaatcagttgagcccaggagtttgaggctgcagtgagccctgatcgcacagctgcactctagcctgggtaacagagtgagacctggtctgagaaaaaagaaaaaaaggttgcTTTGCCCAAATGTATCTATCTGAACATGATTAGATTAGAAGCCAGGAAACCTACCTTTCATAGGCTGAATTACTCCTAAGTCCCTTTTGGAGAGgctcaaattattttttgttagtCGATATAAAATACAATTCTGAATAATTCTTAATATTTAGGGAGAAAAGTTCTATATGAGACATCAAATTTTCTGTGGCTAGATCTTGGTGATAATTTACCTAATTTTAGATAAAACTCAAAACTGTGTATggtttttgttactttttctaaGGTAAGATAATCATATTATTGTTTAGACATTATCTGTATATCATTAAATTTTATGCAGTAAGCCCTTGTGACTCACCTCTGAGCCTCATTGTTCTGTGAAGTGGGGCCAGAGAATTTTAATCTTTGGACATGGCCTTATCAGATGAAAGTGTTATAAAAATTCCCTTGTCAGAATAAACCTGGAATCACATGGGGGTAAATAAAAAAAACTGTCCAACTTTTATACCCTTTGTTTACACCCTTAATACAACTGAGGACCCTCCCTCCCCTACAAATCAGAGCTGGTATCACAAAAGGTTGTATGAGTGGGAGGGAGGTGATGAAGAGAGGTtgggttaatgggtacaaacatacagttagaaagaaggaataagttctgaaggcaaaagtttgagaaccactatttaTTGTATAGCCATTTGTATTAGTCCAGTTTCACGtcgctgataaagacatacccaagactgggaagaaaaaaataggtttaatggactcatagttccacgttgctgggaggcctcataatcatgggggaaagcaaaaggcacttcttacatggcggtgacaagagaaaaggagagagaaatgaaagcggaaaccccttataaaactattagatctcttgagacttattcactaccacaagaacagtatgggggaaaccacccccgtgattcagttatctcccactgggtccctcccacaacacatgggaattatgagggtacaattcaagatgagatttggatggggacacagagccaaaccatatcaccattcATTCAGCTATTCTGCTGAGCCTGTTGTTTCTCTTGCTACTATTTATAAGCAGAAATTGAGGTGAAGTGAAGGTGAATACTGCAGGAACAAattttgatactttaaaaaacttGCAATAGATTCAAAACAGAAACTACCACCGTTCTGAAAGTTGAATTTTTCATATCCAGTGCCATCATAGTCACTTTTGTTGTATCATATTAGGTGAACAACAGACATGATGCTCATTTATTTGAAGTAATCTTTTTTAATCACAGAAGCACATTAGAATacgtcatttatttttttctttaatggcttTTAagaagttacatttttatttcatatgttcTTTAGGAAAATTCCATGAATTAAGTAGGGGATGCAAACtccttatttttcagatttaaaacCTGAGATTCAAAGAGCTTTGGTGACTTGCCCAAAGACACAAAGCCAGTAATTTATACCCAGATCTTTTTCATTCTAggtttatttgtctttctgccaAATTAATACACTTTATGCACcataaatgtttaattatataattGCCTACTGGAAAAACTACCCATAAGAAGAAAGAGTTCAACTTTTGATGAAAATTCTGCagcatattctctttttttctggtaatACAAAGCATCTTGGAAATAACACCTTTAATAATTGTATGGACTCTCAGGCATGATTATGCATGATAATTTCTTAGACTTTTAGAGAAATATAGGATGTCTAGGATACCTGACTTTAGCTATATGAATCATCCTAGAGCATACCCCAAAATAAAGGGTGTGTCCATGGGTGGAATTCAGGGAGTTTATAAGTACTCTGAAATTGACTGCAGAATTTGGGGTGTATATTCTGGGAGAAGTTCTGTTCCTTAAATTAGATTCTTGGAGAAGTTCTAGAGTGGACCCCAAAAAGGTCAAAATCACTTACCTAAATGATTCTCTAAAAAAAATCCTCTGgtactctgtttttctttttgtaatgggCCTCCTTTATCAGTAAAATAGATATAAACATGCTTATTAAATGAAGATTGTATTAGtcatattttgcttttgtgttaCTGTTAAAGTGAGAATAGAAAATGCTTAATAACAAAAGGAACTTTAATTCAAGTTTAGTTAATAACTAGGGtttctttttaagcttttaatTCTAATCTGTCAACCTAAATGACTTTCCCAGGAATATTTAGTGACATTCATCTGCTGGCTATGATGTACAGTGGAGAAATGTGTTACTGGGGATCGAAGTATTGTGCTGATCAGCAACCAGAAAATCATGAAGTAGATACTAGTGTTTCTGGAGCAGGCTGCACTACACACAAGGAACCCTTGGATTTCCGAGAAGTAGGAGAAAAGATCTTGAAAaagtatgtatctgtgtgtgaaGGACCCCTGAAAGAACAAGAATGGAATACAACGAatgcaaaacaaattttaaacttctttcaTCATCGCTGTAACTAGAAAGTTCATCTAGTCcttttcaaatagaaaaacaacaaaacccatgAAATGGAAAAGAGAGTTCCAAAAAAGAAGACATGTTGATACTGAATATGAGAACATTACACTGCATAAAGATATCCAACTTTGGTATCCTTTAAACACCATCACCatctttttcattatatattcttaAACCTATGAAGGGATGATTCTTTAATTTCTAAAGTGTTTTTCAAACTCACCTTAAAATACAGATGTTATGTCACTAATAATGAGTAGTAACCCAATTTAGCTTTACAAAGattttttctgttactttagattttttttattgtggtatatGTAACACAAGTTTACCATTTTTATCATCTTTAGATTATTTTGTATAATCTCCCTACCTTGAAATTTGCCATGAATCAGAAATTAAAGTCATCTCACTACTTTGAATACATACTATGGATATAAATGTAGGCAAAATGAAAGATTATTACTAATATTCAGATTCCATTTTCAGTAAGGTAAATAATGAAAGATCTCACAAAGGAATCATTGTGTTTAATTATTTTGCCATGTATTactaattgtatttaaaatttctacttcctttaggcattttataaaaatttaaaaattatttttctattttgtttaaaagaaaatgcatggCTTTTCAAGTGAGtaatgaagataaaaatcaagTTAGGTTAGTCTACCATTAGTTCATATGCTTTTATAGCACATCTTTTCATACCGTAttgaaattttaatgttttctaccTTTAATAATAGGGGTGAGTGTTAAAGGCCAGAGAGCCTAACTTGATATCTTGCTCATGGTCTTTCTGTCTACCTCAACTCCTGTTGTCATCTTTGGATGATCTTTCTGATACCTTGCTGATATCTTGGACTTCTGCACAGTGACTTTATCACATTCCAGCAGCTTACTCCCGTGCCACACTTTGAATGTCACCATCTTGAATTTCTCTTTCTGGTAAAATTTCAGTAACTGATAACTGccctcttttcagttttttcacttccttattttattgacttttctcTCCTTTATGTTCGTTCCACATTCTTCAGTTCCTTCTTACCCCCATTTCTTGACTGTTCCCCTTCCTCCAAAACTATCAGCCCCTTTCAGGCTTTCTTCCCTATCTACCCTCAGCTTTATGGGACACTATATGAACTGATCTCACCAGTTATTCTTCTTCCTCTGGTCTTTTAGTCTAATCCTTCAGCAAGCCCCCAACCTCAGATTAATCCTATTTATTATCTACCTTTTCTGGGATGCTGAGTTCTTTGTGAAGGGTAGTCCTTCAAAGTAAAATCACTACAAGTATCTCGCTTCAGCCTTAGAAAAGCCCTCAATGTAAACCTTATGTTTGTTACTAGGGTGGCCTCTCTCCCATTTCCCGCTGTGGCTGAGCCAAACTTCATTACTTTCCTTAGGCCCTCTGCCCCTCCCCTAGCATATGACTCTTCCTCCTATTGAACAGAAAATTGGGACTATGAAGAGTTCAACTTGTATTTTCCAACTTCACTCATATTCCCCTGTTTTAGAGGAAAAGAGGTTGCCTGCTTCCTATCAAAGGCTACTCTGTGCTACACGTTGGTTTCATCTCTGCTGGCTCCCTCATTTCCCCACAAAGTGTTGTCTCACTTTCTGCCTACCTTTTAGGTATTGATCTTCActagattttctctctctctctttttttactttacatattttatacaatGTCATTCATAACTATGGCTTCTTTTACCACCTGTAATATCAGACTGAGTCTCAAACATGTAACTTGTATCCTgtcttctctcttgctctctaaACCTTGTTTCTAATTACCCATCAAATGTCTTCATTAGACATCCCACAGTAATTTTAAACTCAGTGTGTCCAAACATTAAGTCCTCATCTTTTATATAAAATCCTTTCTGCTTtctaagttttctctttttgggaTTTTCCACAGATCAGGGCAACACAGAATGGCTACCTTCCCAGCCATGTCTCTGTAGTCATCCTGTGTAATCATGTTCTAGTCCAGT belongs to Theropithecus gelada isolate Dixy chromosome 6, Tgel_1.0, whole genome shotgun sequence and includes:
- the C6H5orf51 gene encoding UPF0600 protein C5orf51 homolog; the encoded protein is MAAAFCSVVRRVEELGDLAQAHIQQLSEAAGEDDHFLIRASAALEKLKLLCGEEKECSNPSNLLELYTQAILDMTYFEENKLVDEDFPEDSSSQKVKELISFLSEPEILVKENNMHPKHCNLLGDELLECLSWRRGALLYMYCHSLTKRREWLLRKSSLLKKYLLDGISYLLQMLNYRCPIQLNEGVSFQDLDTAKLLSAGIFSDIHLLAMMYSGEMCYWGSKYCADQQPENHEVDTSVSGAGCTTHKEPLDFREVGEKILKKYVSVCEGPLKEQEWNTTNAKQILNFFHHRCN